The following proteins are encoded in a genomic region of Flexivirga oryzae:
- the recC gene encoding exodeoxyribonuclease V subunit gamma yields the protein MTLILHRAERTDALADGLARLLSDPLDDPFVQELVIVPTRGVERWLAQSLSHRLGVGPRGGDGICAGVRFVAPRSLVALLTGRERDDPWQPDRLVWPLLAEIDAHLDEPWCRTLAHHLGHGETDELGRHRAGRRYAVAHRVARLFASYAVQRPTVLTAWSAGELTDGTGARLKDDLAWQAQLWRLLVERVGDPPPAQRHARTVAALRAGDDPAPDAALPPRISFFGHTRMPVTELELIEALAAHREVHLWLPQPSDVLWTQLAAVLDQRVVRRTDDASAELVHHPLLASLGRDARELQRALPRGDEDAPLRSVAPEPSSVLGWLQHDIHLNSLPDNEVRSQRLVGAGDRSVQVHACHGAARQVEVLREVLTGMLQDDPTLEPRDMLVMCPDIESYVPLIQAAFGLSDGGDGGAAVGGHPAHRLRVKLADRSLARTNPLFEIASDLVDFSAGRLRASDLRAFLGREPVRRRFRFDEEDLERIATWIDDAEIRWGMDGAQRSLFGLQGLAQNTWRFGLRRLLLGVTMSPAGGASVGDVLPVDGVESAGVDLVGRFAELLDRVDAAMSALRDATSSADWMSGLLDGVGGVSEVTRENLWQQAQFDRELESVRTMAAQDTTLRVADVRELLRARLEGRATRANFRTGTLTVCTMMPMRSVPHRVICLLGLDDGVFPRTSGVDGDDVLARAPLTGERDARSEDRQLLLDAVLAATDRLVVTYTGAGEHTGAERPPAAPLGELIDAVRRTACWPEDRDVVVRHPLQPFDARNLVPRELDTPEPFSFDRTALVGARAARHRVPRRSRVVTAPLPPLPRGDVSFADLARFFEDPVKAFVRDRLDVALPFDEDEPGDAIPIELDGLQKWKIGDRALSASLVGTGPDDITRMERLRGGIPPGTLGDEVLQDTIKHVGMLRAPIVELLRRETGSVDVDVQLLDGRRLTGTIGDLRGDVHLLLTYSALGAKQRLQSWLALLALIAGHPGRPWQGAAAGWLRGGKRRQAGYYLAGGLDQQTALRHLSDLVDVYDRGMRGPIPLPLKTSLAYADRLRQRPGHETSAFFAAKQEWEGRGYGQEHFAGEGEAAAPCLVYGEALPLTELLAERPEGDEAWNGASSRLGQYALRVWGPLLENQGAQT from the coding sequence TCCTGCACCGTGCCGAGCGCACCGACGCGCTCGCCGACGGGCTGGCGCGGTTGCTGAGCGACCCGCTCGACGACCCGTTCGTGCAGGAGCTGGTCATCGTTCCGACCCGCGGTGTCGAGCGGTGGCTGGCCCAGTCCCTGTCGCACCGGCTGGGCGTCGGCCCGCGCGGTGGCGACGGCATCTGTGCCGGGGTGCGGTTCGTCGCGCCGCGCTCGCTGGTCGCGCTGCTCACCGGCCGCGAACGCGACGACCCCTGGCAGCCCGACCGGCTCGTCTGGCCGCTGCTGGCGGAGATCGACGCGCACCTCGACGAGCCGTGGTGCCGGACCCTCGCCCACCACCTGGGTCACGGGGAGACCGACGAGCTGGGCCGGCATCGTGCCGGCCGGCGTTATGCCGTGGCGCACCGGGTGGCGCGCCTGTTCGCCTCGTATGCCGTGCAGCGCCCGACCGTGCTCACCGCCTGGAGCGCCGGAGAGTTGACCGACGGGACGGGTGCCCGTTTGAAGGACGATCTGGCCTGGCAGGCGCAGCTGTGGCGGCTGCTCGTGGAGCGGGTGGGCGACCCGCCACCGGCGCAGCGTCACGCACGCACCGTGGCAGCACTGCGTGCGGGGGACGATCCGGCGCCGGACGCCGCTCTGCCACCGCGCATCTCGTTCTTCGGGCACACCCGGATGCCGGTCACCGAGCTCGAGCTGATCGAGGCACTCGCAGCACATCGCGAGGTCCACCTCTGGTTGCCGCAGCCGTCGGACGTCCTGTGGACGCAACTGGCGGCAGTCCTGGATCAGCGCGTCGTGCGCCGCACCGACGACGCCAGTGCCGAGCTGGTGCACCACCCGTTGCTGGCCTCCCTCGGGCGTGATGCGCGTGAGCTGCAGCGGGCGCTCCCGCGTGGGGACGAGGACGCGCCCCTGCGATCGGTCGCGCCGGAACCCAGCTCCGTGCTGGGCTGGTTGCAGCACGACATACATCTGAATTCGCTGCCCGACAACGAGGTTCGGTCCCAGCGCCTGGTCGGTGCCGGTGATCGCTCCGTCCAGGTACACGCCTGTCACGGAGCCGCACGACAGGTCGAGGTGCTGCGCGAGGTGCTCACCGGGATGTTGCAGGACGACCCGACGCTGGAGCCGCGCGACATGCTGGTGATGTGCCCCGACATCGAGAGCTACGTCCCGCTCATCCAGGCGGCATTCGGGCTCAGCGACGGTGGGGACGGCGGCGCCGCCGTCGGCGGTCACCCGGCGCACCGCCTGCGAGTCAAACTCGCCGACCGCTCCCTCGCGCGCACCAACCCACTCTTCGAAATCGCCTCGGACCTCGTCGATTTCAGCGCAGGCCGCCTCCGGGCAAGCGACCTGCGGGCGTTCCTCGGACGTGAGCCGGTGCGCCGGCGCTTCCGGTTCGACGAGGAGGACCTGGAGCGCATCGCCACCTGGATCGACGATGCCGAGATCCGCTGGGGCATGGACGGTGCACAGCGGAGCCTCTTCGGTCTGCAGGGTCTGGCGCAGAACACCTGGCGCTTCGGGTTGCGCCGGCTGCTGCTCGGCGTGACCATGAGCCCGGCCGGCGGCGCGAGCGTCGGGGACGTGCTGCCGGTCGACGGCGTGGAGAGCGCCGGGGTCGATCTCGTCGGCCGATTCGCCGAGTTGCTCGACCGGGTCGATGCGGCCATGAGCGCGCTCCGCGACGCCACGTCCAGCGCCGACTGGATGTCCGGTCTGCTCGACGGAGTCGGCGGCGTCTCTGAGGTCACTCGCGAAAATCTCTGGCAGCAAGCACAATTCGACCGCGAGCTGGAGTCGGTGCGGACGATGGCGGCGCAGGACACCACCCTGCGGGTGGCCGACGTGCGGGAACTCCTGCGCGCCCGCCTCGAGGGAAGGGCGACCCGCGCCAACTTCCGCACCGGCACCCTGACCGTCTGCACCATGATGCCGATGCGGTCCGTGCCGCACCGGGTGATCTGCCTGCTCGGCCTGGACGACGGTGTCTTCCCACGCACCAGTGGCGTTGACGGCGACGACGTGCTCGCCCGCGCCCCGCTGACCGGTGAACGTGATGCCCGCAGTGAGGATCGTCAGCTGCTGCTCGATGCCGTGTTGGCGGCGACGGACCGGCTGGTCGTCACCTACACCGGGGCGGGTGAGCACACCGGTGCCGAGCGTCCGCCCGCCGCGCCGCTGGGTGAGTTGATCGACGCCGTCCGGCGCACGGCTTGCTGGCCGGAGGACCGCGACGTCGTCGTGCGCCATCCGCTGCAACCCTTCGACGCCCGCAATCTCGTGCCGCGCGAGCTGGACACACCGGAGCCGTTCAGCTTCGATCGGACCGCACTCGTCGGGGCACGTGCGGCGCGACATCGCGTGCCGCGCCGCTCTCGTGTCGTGACAGCACCGTTGCCACCGCTGCCCCGAGGTGACGTGAGCTTCGCCGACCTCGCCCGCTTCTTCGAGGATCCCGTCAAGGCATTCGTGCGTGACCGGCTGGACGTCGCATTGCCGTTCGACGAGGACGAGCCGGGAGACGCGATCCCGATCGAGCTCGACGGCCTGCAGAAGTGGAAGATCGGTGATCGCGCGCTGAGCGCGTCCCTGGTCGGCACCGGTCCCGACGACATCACTCGCATGGAGCGGCTGCGCGGCGGCATACCTCCTGGCACGCTGGGTGACGAAGTGCTGCAGGACACGATCAAGCACGTCGGGATGTTGCGCGCGCCGATCGTCGAGCTGCTGCGACGTGAGACCGGCAGTGTCGACGTCGACGTGCAGCTGCTGGACGGGCGCCGGCTGACCGGCACGATCGGCGACCTGCGCGGTGACGTGCACCTGCTGCTCACCTACTCCGCGCTGGGCGCCAAGCAACGGCTGCAGTCCTGGCTGGCCCTGCTCGCGCTCATCGCCGGGCACCCCGGCCGACCCTGGCAGGGCGCCGCGGCCGGATGGTTGCGCGGCGGCAAGCGTCGGCAGGCCGGCTACTACCTCGCCGGCGGGCTCGATCAGCAGACCGCGCTGCGGCACCTCAGCGACCTGGTCGACGTCTACGACCGCGGTATGCGGGGGCCGATCCCGTTGCCGCTCAAGACTTCTCTGGCGTATGCCGACAGGCTGCGGCAGCGGCCGGGTCACGAGACATCCGCGTTCTTCGCGGCGAAACAGGAGTGGGAGGGCCGCGGTTACGGACAGGAGCACTTCGCCGGTGAGGGCGAGGCCGCCGCACCCTGCCTGGTGTATGGCGAGGCGCTCCCGCTGACCGAACTGCTCGCCGAGCGCCCCGAGGGGGACGAAGCGTGGAACGGAGCCAGCAGCCGGCTCGGCCAGTACGCCCTGCGGGTCTGGGGCCCGCTCCTCGAGAACCAAGGCGCACAGACATGA